The following proteins are encoded in a genomic region of SAR324 cluster bacterium:
- the mltG gene encoding endolytic transglycosylase MltG has protein sequence MRRKKSRWLLKSTLGSLILLIFFIPLYLNTPVGESDEETIVEIPPGASFRQVSNLLADKKLVSWPWLFDILAYVRGDEAKIKAGEFEVHGNWNPNELLNYLIAGKSRIYKITIPEGLRYTEITDRLVEQGLGRQERYRQLFNNRSLLAKTGWKDATTLEGMLYPETYFFTKLQTEEQILLKMVEQLNHHYPESYHKRAEELGWQDYKILIIASIIEKETGQERDRPFIAAVFHNRLKKNMRLETDPTVIYGLTDFSGNLTKKHLKTYTPYNTYRIKGLPPTPIASPGEASIHSALYPAEVDYLYFVAKGDGTTFFSSNLKTHNRAVKHYQIQKNLDQPFNTKP, from the coding sequence TTCTTAAAAGTACGCTGGGTTCTCTGATTCTTCTGATTTTTTTTATTCCGCTCTATCTGAATACCCCTGTTGGTGAAAGTGATGAAGAAACCATTGTCGAGATTCCGCCAGGGGCATCCTTCCGCCAGGTTTCCAATCTTCTGGCAGACAAAAAACTGGTCTCGTGGCCCTGGCTATTTGATATTCTGGCCTATGTTCGAGGAGATGAAGCAAAAATCAAGGCTGGTGAGTTTGAGGTTCACGGCAACTGGAATCCCAATGAACTGCTTAATTATCTGATTGCCGGAAAAAGCCGGATTTATAAAATCACGATTCCTGAAGGTTTGAGATATACAGAAATCACAGACCGTCTGGTGGAGCAGGGACTGGGGCGTCAGGAACGTTATCGTCAGTTGTTCAACAACAGGAGTCTCCTGGCCAAAACAGGCTGGAAAGACGCGACAACCCTGGAAGGAATGCTTTATCCTGAAACTTATTTCTTCACAAAACTTCAGACAGAAGAACAAATTCTGCTGAAAATGGTTGAACAATTGAACCACCATTACCCGGAATCCTATCATAAACGCGCCGAAGAACTGGGGTGGCAGGATTACAAAATTCTGATCATTGCGTCCATCATTGAAAAAGAAACCGGACAAGAACGGGATCGCCCCTTCATTGCCGCTGTTTTTCACAATCGCCTGAAAAAAAACATGCGGCTCGAAACGGACCCCACCGTGATTTATGGTTTGACAGACTTCAGTGGCAATCTGACTAAAAAACATCTCAAAACTTATACACCATACAACACTTACCGCATCAAGGGACTTCCCCCGACGCCCATTGCCAGTCCGGGAGAAGCTTCTATTCACAGTGCGCTTTATCCAGCGGAAGTTGATTATCTTTATTTTGTCGCCAAGGGTGACGGCACCACTTTTTTTTCCAGTAATCTGAAAACGCATAATCGTGCGGTTAAACATTATCAGATACAAAAAAATCTGGATCAACCATTCAACACCAAGCCTTGA